Proteins encoded within one genomic window of Microbacterium soli:
- a CDS encoding CPBP family intramembrane glutamic endopeptidase gives MTRARTWWEIAIVLALGLGQSAIYSIVQLAYRLTASTPLADQTTTLNPSRSDREVFDLIYQILSAGFAVVPVLLVCFLLWQSRRPHLQALGLDGRRYGRDAGWGAVLVLAVGVPGIGLYLAGRALGWFVAVNPAGLDAHWWTVPVLLLSAARAAIQEEFVVLGYLFARLRQLGWGPWPIIVATSLLRACYHLYQGPGAFVGNFAMGMLFGWLFTRTGRLMPFLVAHFLIDAVAFAGYPLAVALWPALFGLPG, from the coding sequence GTGACTCGTGCGAGAACCTGGTGGGAGATCGCGATCGTCCTGGCACTCGGCCTGGGGCAGTCGGCGATCTACTCGATCGTGCAGCTGGCGTATCGGCTGACCGCCAGCACCCCGCTGGCCGACCAGACCACGACGCTGAACCCGTCGCGCAGCGACCGCGAGGTGTTCGATCTGATCTACCAGATCCTCTCGGCCGGGTTCGCCGTCGTGCCCGTGCTGCTGGTCTGCTTCCTGCTGTGGCAGTCGCGACGACCGCATCTGCAGGCGCTCGGGCTCGACGGGCGCAGGTACGGCCGCGACGCCGGCTGGGGGGCGGTGCTGGTGCTGGCGGTCGGGGTCCCCGGCATCGGCCTGTATCTCGCGGGCCGCGCCCTGGGCTGGTTCGTGGCGGTGAATCCCGCAGGGCTGGACGCGCACTGGTGGACGGTGCCGGTCCTGCTGCTGTCGGCCGCGCGCGCGGCGATCCAGGAGGAGTTCGTCGTACTGGGCTACCTGTTCGCCCGGTTGCGGCAGCTGGGGTGGGGGCCCTGGCCCATCATCGTGGCGACGAGCCTGCTGCGGGCCTGCTACCACCTGTATCAGGGCCCCGGTGCCTTCGTGGGCAACTTCGCGATGGGGATGCTGTTCGGCTGGCTTTTCACCCGCACCGGCCGACTCATGCCGTTCCTCGTCGCACACTTCCTCATCGACGCCGTGGCGTTCGCGGGCTACCCGCTCGCCGTGGCGCTGTGGCCCGCCCTGTTCGGCCTGCCGGGCTGA
- the gcvP gene encoding aminomethyl-transferring glycine dehydrogenase encodes MLDALGVSSEPADGSPVEALMRQAVPASIFTDACESGVPAAATEAEALAELRALASRNTVNRAMIGLGYHGTVTPSVIQRNVLENPSWYTAYTPYQPEISQGRLEALLNFQTMVSDLTGLSTANASMLDESTAVAEGMLLARRASKAKTDVFVVDADALPQTKSVLATRAAAVGIELRELDLAAGAELPAELFGVFVQYPGASGRVWDPSAVIDAAHAVGALAVVAADLLGLTLLRSPGSLGADVAVGTTQRFGVPMGFGGPHAGYMAVRAGLERQLPGRLVGVSQDAVGHPAYRLALQTREQHIRRERATSNICTAQVLLAVMASMYAVYHGPDGLRAIASDVAGKAALLRDWLVEAGAGIVHDAFFDTLNVRVPGGAAALVARAHEAGILLRQVDADTVGVAVDETTTVTDLHRVAVLFGGRQERVFGRVGGDSTGALPEALLREDEYLTHPVFHVHRSETAMMRYLKQLADRDYALDRGMIPLGSCTMKLNAATEMAAITWPEFAQLHPFAPVDDVEGTLAMIDQLESWLVEVTGYDAVSLQPNAGSQGELAGLLAIRGYHRANGDEHRTVCLIPSSAHGTNAASAVLAGMRVVVVATDELGNVDLDDLRAKIAEHAENLAALMITYPSTHGVYEEQVVEITSAVHAAGGQVYVDGANLNALLGYARFGDLGGDVSHLNLHKTFAIPHGGGGPGIGPVAAKAHLAPHLPGHPQAQKDVHAGGHVFAGGPVSGAPYGSAGVLPISWAYVRMMGADGLRHATAAAVLSANYIAARLADHFPVLYTGEQGRVAHECILDLRPLKEATGITVDDVAKRLIDFGFHAPTMSFPVAGTLMVEPTESEDLGELERFIEAMILIKAEADAVAAGRWPADDNPLVNAPHTAASLISGEWAHAYTREEAAYPVRSLVATKYWPPVRRIDNAYGDRNLVCACPPVEAFS; translated from the coding sequence ATGCTCGACGCGCTCGGGGTGTCCTCCGAGCCCGCGGACGGGAGCCCCGTCGAGGCGCTCATGCGCCAGGCCGTGCCCGCGTCGATCTTCACGGATGCCTGTGAGTCGGGCGTCCCCGCCGCTGCGACCGAGGCGGAGGCGCTCGCCGAGCTTCGCGCGCTCGCGAGCCGCAACACCGTGAACCGGGCCATGATCGGCCTGGGCTACCACGGCACGGTCACCCCCTCGGTGATCCAGCGCAACGTGCTCGAGAACCCGTCCTGGTACACGGCGTACACGCCGTACCAGCCGGAGATCTCGCAGGGGCGCCTGGAGGCCCTGCTCAACTTCCAGACCATGGTCTCCGACCTCACGGGGCTCTCGACGGCCAACGCGTCGATGCTCGACGAGTCGACCGCCGTCGCCGAGGGGATGCTGCTGGCGCGGCGCGCCTCGAAGGCGAAGACCGACGTGTTCGTCGTCGATGCGGACGCGCTGCCGCAGACCAAGTCGGTGCTGGCCACCCGCGCCGCCGCCGTCGGCATCGAGCTCAGGGAGCTCGACCTCGCCGCCGGCGCCGAGCTGCCCGCCGAGCTGTTCGGCGTGTTCGTGCAGTACCCGGGGGCATCCGGGCGGGTCTGGGACCCGTCGGCCGTGATCGACGCGGCGCATGCGGTCGGTGCTCTCGCCGTCGTGGCGGCCGACCTGCTGGGGCTGACCCTGCTGCGCTCGCCCGGTTCGCTCGGGGCGGATGTCGCGGTGGGGACCACGCAGCGCTTCGGGGTGCCGATGGGCTTCGGCGGTCCCCACGCCGGGTACATGGCGGTGCGCGCGGGCCTGGAGCGCCAGCTGCCGGGCCGGCTGGTCGGCGTCTCGCAGGATGCCGTCGGCCACCCCGCCTACCGGCTCGCCCTGCAGACGCGGGAGCAGCACATCCGCCGCGAGCGGGCGACCTCGAACATCTGCACCGCGCAGGTGCTGCTGGCCGTCATGGCGTCGATGTACGCGGTGTACCACGGGCCGGACGGACTGCGGGCCATCGCCTCCGACGTCGCCGGCAAGGCGGCGCTGCTGCGCGACTGGCTGGTCGAAGCCGGAGCCGGGATCGTGCACGACGCGTTCTTCGACACCCTCAACGTCCGGGTCCCCGGCGGTGCGGCGGCGCTCGTCGCCCGGGCGCACGAGGCCGGCATCCTGCTGCGCCAGGTGGACGCCGACACGGTCGGCGTCGCCGTGGACGAGACCACGACCGTCACCGACCTGCACCGCGTCGCGGTGCTGTTCGGCGGCAGGCAGGAGCGCGTGTTCGGCCGCGTCGGCGGCGACTCCACCGGTGCCCTACCGGAAGCACTGCTGCGCGAGGACGAGTACCTCACGCATCCGGTCTTCCACGTGCACCGCTCCGAGACGGCCATGATGCGCTACCTCAAGCAGCTCGCCGACCGCGACTACGCCCTCGACCGCGGCATGATCCCGCTGGGCTCGTGCACCATGAAGCTCAACGCGGCCACCGAGATGGCGGCCATCACCTGGCCCGAGTTCGCGCAGCTGCACCCGTTCGCCCCCGTGGACGACGTGGAAGGCACGCTCGCGATGATCGATCAGCTCGAGTCCTGGCTGGTCGAGGTCACCGGGTACGACGCCGTCTCCCTGCAGCCCAACGCCGGCTCGCAGGGCGAGCTCGCGGGGCTCCTGGCCATCCGCGGCTACCACCGCGCCAACGGCGACGAGCACCGCACCGTGTGCCTCATCCCGTCCTCCGCGCACGGCACGAATGCGGCATCCGCCGTGCTGGCGGGCATGAGGGTCGTCGTCGTCGCCACCGACGAGCTCGGCAACGTCGATCTCGACGATCTGCGCGCCAAGATCGCCGAGCACGCCGAGAATCTCGCCGCGCTCATGATCACGTACCCGTCCACGCACGGCGTGTACGAGGAGCAGGTCGTGGAGATCACCTCCGCGGTGCACGCGGCCGGTGGACAGGTGTACGTCGACGGCGCGAACCTCAACGCCCTGCTCGGCTACGCCCGCTTCGGAGACCTGGGCGGCGACGTCTCGCATCTGAACCTGCACAAGACCTTCGCCATCCCGCACGGCGGCGGCGGCCCCGGCATCGGCCCGGTGGCGGCCAAGGCGCACCTCGCGCCGCACCTGCCCGGGCATCCGCAGGCGCAGAAGGACGTGCATGCGGGCGGTCATGTGTTCGCGGGCGGACCGGTCTCCGGCGCGCCGTACGGCTCGGCGGGCGTGCTGCCCATCTCCTGGGCGTACGTGCGCATGATGGGCGCCGACGGGCTGCGTCACGCCACGGCGGCCGCCGTACTCTCGGCGAACTACATCGCCGCGCGCCTGGCCGACCACTTCCCGGTGTTGTACACGGGGGAGCAGGGCCGGGTCGCGCACGAGTGCATCCTGGATCTGCGCCCTCTCAAGGAGGCCACCGGCATCACCGTCGACGACGTCGCCAAGCGCCTCATCGACTTCGGCTTCCACGCGCCCACCATGTCGTTCCCCGTCGCGGGCACGCTGATGGTGGAGCCGACGGAGTCGGAGGACCTGGGGGAGCTGGAGCGGTTCATCGAGGCGATGATCCTCATCAAGGCCGAGGCGGATGCCGTGGCCGCGGGGCGCTGGCCGGCTGACGACAACCCGCTCGTGAACGCGCCGCACACGGCCGCGTCGCTGATCTCGGGGGAGTGGGCGCACGCCTACACCCGCGAGGAGGCCGCCTACCCGGTGCGATCGCTGGTGGCGACGAAGTACTGGCCGCCGGTGCGCCGCATCGACAACGCCTACGGCGACCGCAACCTCGTGTGCGCGTGCCCGCCCGTGGAGGCGTTCTCCTGA
- the gcvH gene encoding glycine cleavage system protein GcvH, with protein MTDLTALKYSEEHEWVALDGTVATVGITDFAADALGDIVFVELPEVGTELRRGDVFGEAESTKSVSELYAPVAGTVTEINQAIVDDPSLVNSSPFEDAWMIRVEVVDGALDGLLDRDGYTAITEG; from the coding sequence ATGACCGATCTGACCGCCCTCAAATACAGCGAAGAACACGAGTGGGTCGCCCTCGACGGCACCGTCGCCACCGTCGGCATCACCGACTTCGCCGCTGACGCCCTCGGGGACATCGTCTTCGTCGAGCTGCCGGAGGTGGGCACCGAGCTCCGCCGCGGCGACGTGTTCGGCGAGGCCGAATCGACCAAGTCGGTCTCCGAGCTGTACGCGCCCGTCGCCGGCACCGTCACCGAGATCAACCAGGCCATCGTCGACGACCCGTCGCTGGTGAACTCCTCGCCCTTCGAGGACGCCTGGATGATCAGGGTCGAAGTCGTCGACGGCGCCCTCGACGGACTGCTGGACCGCGACGGCTACACCGCGATCACGGAGGGCTGA
- the gcvT gene encoding glycine cleavage system aminomethyltransferase GcvT — protein sequence MTDARHTPLRARHEALGAAFTDFGGWQMPVRYSSDLAEHHAVRTAAGIFDISHMAEFTVRGADAAAYLDYALAGRLSAMTVGRAKYSLLLAEDGGIIDDVIVYRLADDDFLIISNAGNRDAVREALDARTGGFAAEVVDVSDDYALIAVQGPASETILAAVTGIDELSTPWAEQKYYSWSDAFYNGKPLLLARTGYTGEDGFELLVAAADAESLWDAVLAAGEPHGLVPCGLAARDTLRLEAGMPLYGHELSRDIRPAQAGLGRVVVADKDRFVGKDATAPAEDARVLVGLAAEGRRAGRAGYAVVAEDGAVIGEITSGALSPTLGHPIAMAFVDPSFAEEGTAVFLDVRGTRIPATVTALPFYRRKR from the coding sequence ATGACCGACGCCCGCCACACACCGCTCCGCGCGCGCCATGAGGCGCTGGGGGCGGCCTTCACGGACTTCGGCGGCTGGCAGATGCCGGTGCGCTACAGTTCTGATCTCGCCGAGCATCACGCGGTGCGCACGGCAGCCGGCATCTTCGACATCTCGCACATGGCGGAGTTCACCGTGCGGGGTGCGGACGCCGCCGCCTACCTGGACTACGCGCTCGCAGGGCGCCTGTCGGCGATGACGGTCGGCAGGGCGAAGTACTCGCTGCTGCTGGCCGAGGACGGCGGCATCATCGACGACGTGATCGTGTACCGCCTCGCCGACGACGATTTCCTCATCATCTCCAATGCCGGCAACCGCGACGCCGTGCGCGAGGCGCTCGACGCACGCACGGGAGGCTTCGCGGCCGAGGTCGTCGACGTGTCCGACGACTACGCGCTCATCGCCGTCCAGGGGCCCGCCTCCGAGACGATCCTCGCCGCGGTCACCGGCATCGACGAGCTCAGCACCCCCTGGGCGGAGCAGAAGTACTACTCCTGGTCCGACGCCTTCTACAACGGGAAGCCGCTGCTGCTGGCGCGCACCGGGTACACGGGTGAGGACGGTTTCGAGCTGCTCGTCGCGGCCGCCGACGCCGAGTCGCTGTGGGATGCCGTGCTCGCCGCGGGAGAGCCGCACGGTCTCGTGCCCTGTGGTCTCGCCGCCCGTGACACGCTGCGCCTGGAGGCGGGCATGCCGCTGTACGGGCATGAGCTCTCGCGGGACATCCGTCCGGCGCAGGCGGGACTGGGCCGCGTGGTCGTTGCCGACAAGGACCGGTTCGTCGGCAAGGACGCCACCGCGCCCGCCGAGGACGCCCGGGTGCTCGTCGGCCTGGCCGCCGAGGGCCGGCGCGCCGGCCGCGCCGGCTACGCGGTGGTGGCCGAGGACGGGGCCGTCATCGGCGAGATCACCAGCGGCGCCCTGAGCCCGACGCTCGGGCACCCCATCGCGATGGCCTTCGTCGATCCCTCCTTCGCCGAAGAGGGAACCGCAGTATTCCTTGATGTGCGGGGGACGAGGATCCCCGCGACCGTGACCGCCCTGCCTTTCTACCGGAGGAAGAGATGA
- a CDS encoding NUDIX hydrolase, which produces MGENDAIRVAVSTVIFSLRSAPEGDRLMLPLVRRTREPYRGAWALPGGWLDAAENLDAAASRTLAETTALDPGYLEQLYTFGDVDRAPSRTISIVYWALLRSDYVDAQRSASDAPENVEWFDVDAIPPLAFDHNRIADYALDRLRNKVGYSRIAASLLPDEFTLTELREVYEAVLGRRLDPSNFRRLLEGSDELVPTESFRTGKHRPARLYRYNADA; this is translated from the coding sequence ATGGGCGAGAACGACGCCATCCGCGTGGCGGTGTCCACCGTCATCTTCTCGCTGCGCAGCGCGCCGGAGGGCGACCGTCTCATGCTTCCCCTGGTCCGCCGCACCCGCGAGCCGTATCGGGGGGCCTGGGCGCTGCCGGGCGGGTGGCTCGACGCCGCCGAGAACCTCGATGCGGCGGCCTCCCGGACCCTCGCCGAGACCACGGCCCTCGATCCCGGCTACCTCGAGCAGCTGTACACCTTCGGGGACGTGGATCGCGCCCCGTCGCGGACGATCTCCATCGTGTACTGGGCACTGCTGCGCTCGGACTACGTGGATGCGCAGCGCTCCGCCTCGGATGCGCCGGAGAACGTCGAATGGTTCGACGTGGATGCCATCCCGCCGCTCGCGTTCGACCACAACCGCATCGCCGACTACGCCCTGGACCGGCTGCGCAACAAGGTCGGCTACAGCCGCATCGCAGCGAGCCTGCTGCCGGACGAGTTCACCCTCACCGAACTGCGCGAGGTGTACGAGGCGGTGCTGGGCCGTCGCCTGGATCCCTCGAACTTCCGCCGTCTGCTGGAGGGGTCCGACGAGCTCGTCCCGACCGAGTCGTTCCGCACCGGCAAGCACCGTCCCGCACGGCTGTACCGGTACAACGCCGACGCCTGA
- the nadA gene encoding quinolinate synthase NadA, with product MPATPLLDPSVDHAVQTIVTGASTESACTADLAEGPWNFDIRPGYGPGSSMSDVIPTGAPRQGELPREYREAAEEELHARIDAAKRKLGDRVVVLGHFYQREEVVRHADYVGDSFQLANAALEHPEAEAIVFCGVHFMAETADLLSGAEQAVILPNLAAGCSMADMADIDQVEDCWEQLADVYGPLDEPDAEGLVPVIPVTYMNSSAAIKGFVGRHGGIVCTSSNARTVLEWAFARGRRVLFFPDQHLGRNTAKAMGVPLDRMPMWNPRRPLGGASVEELQEGRVILWHGFCSVHRRFSVEQIDKARAEHPDVRVIVHPECPAEVVDAADESGSTAYIRRAIEEATEPTTFAIGTEVNLVRRLAAQNPQHTVFCLDPVVCPCSTMYRIHPGYLAWVLEELVAGNVQNRVQVTDDVAAPARLALERMLAAKP from the coding sequence ATGCCCGCAACCCCTCTTCTCGACCCCTCCGTCGACCACGCCGTCCAGACGATCGTCACCGGAGCCTCGACGGAATCGGCCTGCACGGCCGACCTCGCCGAAGGCCCCTGGAACTTCGACATCCGCCCCGGGTACGGACCGGGCTCCTCGATGAGCGATGTCATCCCCACCGGAGCACCGCGGCAGGGCGAGTTGCCCCGCGAGTACCGCGAGGCCGCCGAGGAGGAGCTGCACGCCCGCATCGACGCGGCCAAGCGGAAGCTCGGCGACCGCGTCGTCGTGCTCGGGCACTTCTACCAGCGCGAGGAGGTCGTCCGTCACGCCGACTACGTGGGCGACTCCTTCCAGCTCGCCAACGCCGCACTGGAGCATCCGGAGGCCGAGGCGATCGTGTTCTGCGGCGTGCACTTCATGGCCGAGACCGCCGACCTGCTCTCCGGCGCCGAGCAGGCCGTCATCCTCCCCAACCTCGCCGCCGGATGCTCGATGGCGGACATGGCGGACATCGACCAGGTGGAGGACTGCTGGGAGCAGCTCGCCGACGTCTACGGTCCGCTCGACGAGCCGGATGCGGAGGGCCTCGTGCCCGTCATCCCCGTCACGTACATGAACTCCTCCGCGGCGATCAAGGGCTTCGTGGGCCGCCACGGCGGGATCGTGTGCACGTCCTCGAATGCGCGCACGGTGCTGGAGTGGGCGTTCGCCCGCGGCCGTCGGGTGCTGTTCTTCCCCGACCAGCACCTGGGACGCAACACCGCCAAGGCCATGGGGGTGCCGCTGGACCGGATGCCGATGTGGAACCCGCGGCGCCCGCTGGGCGGCGCGAGCGTGGAGGAGCTGCAGGAGGGCCGCGTGATCCTCTGGCACGGCTTCTGCTCGGTGCACCGCCGGTTCTCCGTCGAGCAGATCGACAAGGCACGGGCCGAGCATCCGGACGTGCGGGTGATCGTGCACCCGGAGTGCCCGGCGGAGGTCGTCGACGCCGCCGACGAATCCGGGTCGACGGCCTACATCCGTCGCGCGATCGAGGAGGCGACCGAACCGACGACCTTCGCGATCGGCACGGAGGTGAACCTGGTCCGGCGGCTCGCCGCGCAGAACCCGCAGCACACGGTGTTCTGCCTCGACCCCGTCGTGTGCCCGTGCTCGACCATGTACCGCATCCACCCGGGGTATCTGGCCTGGGTTCTCGAGGAGCTGGTGGCGGGGAACGTCCAGAACCGCGTCCAGGTCACCGACGACGTCGCGGCTCCGGCGCGGCTGGCGCTCGAGCGGATGCTGGCGGCCAAGCCCTGA
- the nadB gene encoding L-aspartate oxidase — MHVLVVGAGIAGLTAALRADALGHDVEVLVKGSLGDGCTPHAQGGIAGQYGPGDSAALHALDTMHAGDGHGDPAAIAALVDGATAALEALVDSGVRFDREPDGSTARGLEAAHSLPRIAHAGGDATGRVISDALVARLRARDVRIREHAFAADLLVEADRVHGIRLLSGTELAADAVLLATGGAGRLYPFTTNPVGTTGDGIAMALRAGAVVADLEFVQFHPTVLADGSGPFLISEAVRGAGAVLRDADRRRFLLDEHPDAELAPRDVVARAVAARALAQGAPVLLDASGLGRDALAHDFPTIDAELRRRGLDWSARPVPVSPAAHYLMGGIVTDVDGRTSLPGLWAVGETARTGVHGANRLASNSLLEGAVFGARAAASLALPSPASPSPFPPPSGRESDGNGVSGARSESAGRTEAGEEGTAPPDGFSRAALQRLMWEKVGLLRDDDGLAEAVETLHSWHPPLPDTAAAQEDANLLAVARAVASAALARTDSLGAHFRLASTLIGAS; from the coding sequence ATGCATGTCCTCGTCGTCGGAGCCGGCATCGCCGGGCTGACCGCCGCCCTGCGCGCCGACGCCCTCGGCCATGACGTCGAGGTGCTCGTCAAGGGCTCCCTCGGTGACGGCTGCACGCCGCACGCGCAGGGCGGCATCGCCGGGCAGTACGGGCCCGGCGACTCGGCGGCGCTGCACGCGCTGGACACCATGCACGCCGGTGACGGCCACGGTGACCCGGCGGCGATCGCCGCGCTCGTCGACGGCGCCACGGCGGCACTGGAGGCGCTCGTCGACTCCGGCGTCCGCTTCGACCGGGAACCGGACGGGTCGACCGCGCGCGGACTGGAGGCCGCGCACAGTCTGCCGCGCATCGCCCACGCCGGCGGGGACGCCACCGGGCGGGTGATCTCGGATGCGCTGGTCGCGCGGCTGCGTGCGCGCGACGTGCGGATTCGCGAGCACGCGTTCGCGGCGGACCTGCTCGTCGAGGCAGACCGCGTGCACGGCATCCGTCTGCTGTCGGGGACGGAGCTGGCGGCGGATGCCGTGCTGCTGGCGACCGGCGGCGCCGGCCGGCTGTACCCGTTCACGACGAACCCGGTCGGCACGACCGGCGACGGCATCGCGATGGCGCTGCGTGCGGGAGCCGTCGTCGCCGACCTCGAGTTCGTGCAGTTCCATCCCACCGTGCTGGCCGACGGGTCAGGGCCGTTCCTCATCTCGGAGGCCGTGCGGGGCGCCGGGGCCGTGCTGCGGGATGCGGACCGACGTCGGTTCCTGCTCGACGAGCATCCCGACGCGGAGCTGGCGCCGCGCGACGTGGTCGCCCGTGCGGTGGCCGCGCGTGCCCTCGCACAGGGCGCTCCGGTGCTGCTGGACGCGTCCGGGCTGGGGCGCGATGCTCTCGCACACGACTTCCCCACGATCGACGCGGAGCTGCGCCGGCGCGGACTGGACTGGTCCGCCCGCCCCGTGCCGGTCTCGCCGGCGGCGCACTACCTGATGGGCGGCATCGTCACCGACGTCGACGGCCGTACCTCTCTGCCGGGGCTGTGGGCGGTGGGCGAGACGGCCCGGACGGGCGTGCACGGCGCGAACCGGCTGGCGTCCAACTCCCTGCTCGAGGGTGCGGTCTTCGGTGCCCGCGCCGCAGCCTCCCTCGCCCTCCCCTCCCCGGCGTCCCCGTCGCCCTTTCCGCCGCCTTCGGGCCGGGAGAGTGACGGGAACGGGGTTTCCGGGGCGCGGTCCGAGAGCGCGGGCAGGACGGAGGCCGGGGAAGAGGGCACGGCACCGCCGGACGGATTCTCTCGGGCGGCGCTGCAGCGCCTGATGTGGGAGAAAGTCGGGCTGCTGCGCGATGACGACGGGCTCGCCGAGGCCGTCGAGACCCTGCACAGCTGGCATCCGCCGCTCCCGGACACCGCGGCCGCGCAGGAGGACGCGAACCTCCTCGCCGTCGCGCGAGCCGTCGCATCCGCCGCCCTGGCCCGCACCGATTCGCTCGGCGCCCACTTCCGCCTCGCCTCCACCCTGATCGGAGCCTCATGA
- the nadC gene encoding carboxylating nicotinate-nucleotide diphosphorylase: protein MITPATLERTVRAALEEDAPWGDITSIALLPADAHATADLVAREAGVLSGGEVFAAAFTLTDPGVHVDLHAADGDRFDAGDALASVSGPARSILTAERVALNFTQRMSGIATLTAAYADAVTGTGARIADTRKTTPGLREFERHAVVCGGGSNHRRSLSDAVMAKDNHLEVLRQGGRDLASALREALARLPHTTHVVVEVDRLDQIPAVLDGGADTVLLDNFSLDDLRTAVGLLAGRATAEASGGVSLETVRGIAETGVQVISVGALTHSARALDLGLDVRVA from the coding sequence ATGATCACCCCCGCCACCCTGGAACGCACCGTCCGCGCGGCGTTGGAGGAGGACGCCCCGTGGGGTGACATCACGAGCATCGCCCTGCTTCCCGCCGATGCGCATGCCACCGCCGACCTCGTCGCCCGCGAAGCCGGGGTGCTCAGCGGCGGCGAGGTGTTCGCCGCCGCGTTCACCCTCACCGATCCGGGCGTGCACGTCGACCTGCACGCCGCCGACGGAGACCGGTTCGACGCCGGTGACGCGCTGGCCTCCGTCTCCGGCCCCGCCCGCAGCATCCTGACCGCCGAGCGCGTCGCGCTGAACTTCACGCAGCGGATGAGCGGGATCGCCACGCTCACCGCCGCCTACGCGGATGCCGTGACCGGCACGGGCGCGCGCATCGCCGACACCCGCAAGACCACCCCGGGGCTGCGCGAGTTCGAGCGCCACGCCGTCGTCTGCGGCGGCGGCAGCAACCACCGCCGCTCGCTGTCGGATGCCGTCATGGCCAAGGACAATCACCTCGAGGTGCTCCGTCAGGGCGGCCGCGACCTGGCATCCGCTCTGCGCGAGGCGCTCGCGCGCCTGCCGCACACCACGCACGTCGTCGTCGAGGTCGATCGGCTGGATCAGATCCCCGCGGTCCTCGACGGCGGGGCCGACACGGTGCTGCTCGACAACTTCTCCCTCGACGACCTGCGCACGGCCGTCGGCCTGCTCGCCGGTCGGGCCACGGCAGAGGCCTCCGGAGGTGTGAGCCTGGAGACCGTGCGGGGGATCGCCGAGACCGGGGTGCAGGTGATCTCGGTCGGCGCGCTCACGCACTCCGCCCGCGCCCTCGACCTCGGCCTCGACGTGCGAGTCGCGTGA
- a CDS encoding cysteine desulfurase family protein, with protein MLYLDHAATSPVRGEVLEAMHPYLTEAFGNPSSHHTAGETAARALEDARARVARALGMRTGDVIFTSGGTEANNLAVKGIVLGARQSGAPARHLVTTAIEHESVLDSADHLNRLHDVESTLVPVDEQGVLHPERLSAALREDTALVSFAHANNEIGTVQDVAALAAVARERAVPVHVDAVQSAGWLDLRQLGADAGVAAISVAGHKLGAPKGTGALAVRSRVPIEPLLHGGGQERGRRSGTENVAGAVALATALELAEAERARTVTAVAANTQEFIAGVLAAVPQARLSGHPTRRLPGTAAFTFAGTSGEAVLLELERRGVITSSGSACAAGSDEPSHVLVACGVAPEVAQTAVRFTFDRAPLPEGIAGRLAALVAEAVAGVLGG; from the coding sequence ATGCTGTACCTCGATCACGCCGCGACGTCACCCGTGCGCGGCGAGGTGCTCGAGGCCATGCATCCGTACCTGACCGAGGCGTTCGGGAACCCGTCCAGCCACCACACCGCCGGCGAGACCGCCGCCCGAGCACTGGAGGACGCCCGGGCGCGCGTCGCCCGGGCATTGGGGATGCGCACGGGGGACGTCATCTTCACCTCCGGCGGCACGGAGGCCAACAACCTCGCCGTCAAGGGCATAGTGCTCGGCGCCCGGCAGTCCGGCGCACCGGCCCGCCACCTGGTCACGACAGCCATCGAGCACGAGTCCGTACTGGACTCCGCCGACCATCTGAACCGCCTGCACGACGTGGAATCCACGCTCGTGCCCGTCGACGAGCAGGGGGTCCTGCATCCGGAGAGGCTGTCGGCGGCGCTGCGCGAGGACACGGCGCTGGTCAGTTTCGCGCACGCCAACAACGAGATCGGCACCGTGCAGGATGTCGCGGCGCTGGCCGCCGTCGCGCGCGAGCGCGCTGTTCCCGTGCACGTGGATGCCGTGCAGTCGGCCGGCTGGCTGGATCTGCGACAGCTGGGGGCGGATGCCGGTGTCGCCGCCATCTCGGTGGCCGGGCACAAGCTCGGCGCGCCGAAGGGCACGGGCGCGCTGGCCGTGCGCTCACGCGTCCCGATCGAGCCCCTGCTGCATGGCGGAGGGCAGGAGCGCGGCCGACGCAGCGGTACGGAGAACGTCGCGGGGGCGGTCGCCCTGGCCACCGCTCTGGAGCTGGCGGAAGCGGAGCGCGCGCGCACGGTCACGGCGGTGGCCGCGAACACGCAGGAGTTCATCGCGGGGGTGCTGGCGGCCGTGCCGCAGGCCCGGCTCAGCGGGCATCCCACTCGCCGCCTTCCCGGGACGGCCGCGTTCACGTTCGCGGGCACCAGCGGTGAGGCCGTGCTGCTGGAGCTCGAGCGGCGCGGAGTGATCACCTCCAGCGGGTCGGCCTGTGCGGCGGGCAGTGACGAGCCCTCCCATGTGCTGGTGGCATGCGGCGTGGCGCCGGAGGTCGCTCAGACCGCGGTGCGCTTCACCTTCGACCGTGCACCGCTGCCCGAGGGCATCGCCGGCCGCTTGGCGGCGCTGGTCGCGGAGGCCGTGGCCGGCGTCCTCGGCGGCTGA